The Deinococcus seoulensis genome window below encodes:
- a CDS encoding GGDEF domain-containing protein, translated as MRRPPLSRRDHLTSSQADGGVVRDSLDRRTLNRRLLGVVLLALLLKMLYLPMSSFERAALPLLALLMAGAAASTYNVTVPLRTLHLTTLLGAWTYLLGSLWFVLFRVPTELQLATLSGMGPWITVMVASHLWLLGRQDSVPLNVLGLGGVTALLLTYVAGHGGWTSPIVGMVLQTLLASVILLAGQHSAVLRTLGNMRRDLLGGGLPGEHDPLTGLPNRHGIEDVLAREFQRRPEGLSVAVIGVDGLGALQEQYGLGFTERLVAHLSRVTLGVVRDQDVLGRLGPDQLVMVMRTPDARAARAACERLRVRIASRPLEGVNLTVSVGVAFHAEHPDPEALWQEAQDALVSVQSRSQNRVALGVWQEASYEEPQDLGGAQQALPA; from the coding sequence ATGAGACGCCCTCCCCTTTCCCGCAGGGACCACCTGACCTCCAGTCAGGCGGACGGTGGAGTGGTCCGCGACAGTCTGGATCGCCGCACCCTGAACCGCCGCCTGCTGGGCGTCGTGCTGCTGGCGCTGCTGCTGAAGATGCTGTACCTGCCCATGAGCAGTTTCGAGCGGGCCGCGCTGCCGCTGCTGGCCCTGCTGATGGCCGGCGCGGCCGCCAGCACCTACAACGTCACGGTGCCGCTGCGGACCCTGCACCTGACCACGCTGCTGGGCGCCTGGACGTACCTGCTGGGCAGCCTGTGGTTCGTGCTGTTCCGCGTGCCGACCGAGTTGCAGCTCGCCACCCTGAGTGGCATGGGGCCGTGGATCACGGTGATGGTCGCCTCGCACCTGTGGCTGCTGGGCCGCCAGGACAGCGTTCCGCTGAACGTGCTGGGCCTGGGCGGCGTGACGGCGCTGCTGCTGACGTACGTGGCCGGGCACGGCGGCTGGACTTCGCCGATCGTGGGGATGGTCCTGCAGACGCTGCTGGCGTCCGTGATCCTGCTGGCCGGGCAGCACAGCGCGGTGCTGCGCACGCTGGGCAACATGCGCCGCGACCTGCTGGGCGGCGGTCTGCCCGGCGAGCACGATCCACTGACCGGGCTGCCCAACCGTCACGGAATCGAGGACGTGCTGGCCCGCGAATTCCAGCGGCGGCCCGAGGGGCTCAGCGTGGCCGTGATCGGCGTGGACGGCCTGGGCGCGTTGCAGGAGCAGTACGGGCTGGGGTTCACCGAGCGGCTGGTGGCGCACCTGTCGCGCGTGACGCTGGGCGTCGTGCGGGATCAGGACGTGCTGGGTCGCCTGGGGCCGGATCAGCTGGTGATGGTCATGCGCACACCTGATGCCCGCGCCGCCCGCGCGGCCTGCGAGCGGCTGCGGGTGCGGATCGCGTCCCGTCCGCTGGAGGGCGTGAACCTGACCGTCAGTGTGGGTGTCGCGTTCCACGCGGAGCACCCGGACCCGGAGGCGCTGTGGCAGGAAGCACAGGACGCGCTGGTGTCGGTGCAGTCGCGTTCGCAGAACCGCGTGGCGCTGGGCGTGTGGCAGGAAGCGAGTTACGAGGAACCGCAGGATCTGGGCGGCGCGCAGCAGGCGCTGCCTGCCTGA
- a CDS encoding DUF47 domain-containing protein, translating to MVLSKFMPTNPKFSQKFAEAARNAHATATALVDLLENYTDVDAKVQKVRDLEHEGDRLTGEITNLLAESFIVPFDREDIISLNNELDDLVDDMEDAARKLSLYGVEKPLPQMAQLARIVEQQCALLAQGMPLIENKAQLGELARIAREIRALEDQGDTISDEVQRTLYDGVNDVPGMIRAMRGGEIVALIENASDQAQRVAKTVESILLKNA from the coding sequence ATGGTTCTGTCAAAATTCATGCCCACCAACCCCAAGTTCAGCCAGAAGTTCGCTGAAGCCGCCCGCAACGCCCACGCGACCGCCACCGCGCTCGTGGACCTGCTCGAAAACTACACCGACGTGGACGCCAAGGTGCAGAAGGTCCGCGACCTGGAACACGAGGGCGACCGCCTGACCGGCGAGATCACCAACCTGCTCGCCGAGTCCTTCATCGTGCCGTTCGACCGTGAGGACATCATCAGCCTGAACAACGAACTCGACGACCTCGTGGACGACATGGAGGATGCCGCGCGCAAACTCAGCCTGTACGGCGTGGAGAAACCCCTGCCGCAGATGGCGCAACTGGCCCGCATCGTCGAGCAGCAGTGCGCGCTGCTGGCGCAGGGAATGCCGCTGATCGAGAACAAGGCGCAGCTGGGTGAACTGGCCCGCATCGCCCGCGAGATCCGCGCGCTCGAAGACCAGGGCGACACCATCAGCGACGAGGTGCAGCGCACCCTGTACGACGGCGTGAACGACGTGCCGGGCATGATCCGCGCCATGCGTGGCGGCGAGATCGTGGCGCTCATCGAGAACGCCAGCGATCAGGCGCAGCGGGTCGCGAAGACCGTCGAAAGCATCCTGCTGAAGAACGCCTGA
- a CDS encoding 5-oxoprolinase subunit PxpA has protein sequence MQIDLNADLGEGSAHEESVMASVTSANIACGGHAGDTETMRDSLRLAARFGVAAGAHPGFPDREGFGRRELHFPPAEVTAFVREQIEALKAVAAREGVRLSHVKPHGMLYNMAARDPALARAVARAAADSGIGVYFGLAGRDSVMLREAAALGLRALGEGFADRGYAPDGTLWPRGQAGDLLGAADAAAQGVRIAREGRTRAVTGQDIAVPAGTLCLHGDGPEAAALAGDLRRALLEAGVRVAAPT, from the coding sequence ATGCAGATTGATCTGAACGCGGACCTGGGTGAGGGCAGCGCGCACGAGGAATCGGTCATGGCGTCCGTGACGAGCGCGAACATCGCGTGCGGCGGGCACGCCGGGGACACGGAAACGATGCGGGATTCGCTGCGGCTCGCGGCGCGGTTCGGGGTGGCGGCGGGCGCCCATCCGGGCTTCCCGGACCGCGAGGGCTTCGGGCGGCGCGAACTGCACTTCCCACCAGCCGAGGTCACGGCCTTCGTGCGCGAGCAGATCGAGGCGCTGAAGGCCGTGGCGGCCCGCGAGGGCGTTCGGCTGAGTCACGTCAAGCCGCACGGCATGCTGTACAACATGGCCGCGCGTGACCCGGCGCTGGCGCGGGCGGTGGCGCGGGCGGCGGCCGACAGCGGCATCGGGGTGTACTTCGGGCTGGCGGGCCGGGACAGCGTGATGCTGCGCGAGGCGGCCGCGCTGGGCCTGCGGGCGCTGGGCGAGGGCTTCGCGGACCGTGGGTACGCCCCGGACGGAACGCTGTGGCCGCGCGGTCAGGCGGGCGACCTGCTCGGCGCGGCCGACGCGGCGGCGCAGGGCGTGAGGATCGCGCGGGAGGGCCGCACGCGCGCCGTGACCGGACAGGACATCGCCGTTCCGGCCGGGACGCTGTGCCTGCACGGCGACGGTCCCGAGGCGGCGGCCCTGGCCGGTGACCTCCGCCGGGCGCTGCTGGAGGCGGGCGTGCGGGTCGCGGCGCCGACCTGA
- a CDS encoding alpha-amylase family glycosyl hydrolase, with product MKRFHMVGRAGALAALTLSLSACSLFKAPTATPRMWQDEVIYFAMTDRFANGNAANDNGPNRDAGDRADRTNPLAWHGGDFTGLKAKIDDGYFKRMGFTAIWVSPVVLQVPAINTGSGPSQGKPFAGYHGYWAEDFKKVDPHFGTLDEYRALIDTAHRNGINVIQDIVVNHAGYGATLTKTNPDWFHTKADCDASSNKTTDCDLAGLPDFKQELPAVTAYLNDFVTYWRGATGIDGLRIDTMKHVPDAYWTQFFRAGGAGDPAKIWSVGEVFDGNPAYLARFMNDLGAPSVFDFALYFSFKDQMSSAGGNLDRMADVFAQDGVYRDPTRLTTFVDNHDVRRFVTEVTERGGSAAQAAERLDMALSTMYFSRGTPSVWQGTEYAQPGKGDPYDYPLGQGNREDMDFTRLGGSTLDERLGALAAARTKYRALTRGAQQELWRPNGGVPVLAYRRVISGVNGVAGQPVVFVVNNGDTELDLGSLSGGGIPLLGTFAGTALTEVTGRANTLSVSGGKLVGRVPARSVLAVTAPGGSGAAGTVNAALPEVAGLTVLAGDSAAQLTWTPSTDAKVAGYRVYVKGAGGTERLVNFAPIPATQGSFLVRGLTNDVTTTFRVVTVDSAGAESKGVTASGTPSSKNTAKVTFTVDARTQGNGPVELRRFDTGSQVEYSMTQDTPGVWKTSIDLPLFREVKFKFGNDSAGAKNGGYEAPGQGDRAYVVGTNGNAYSGTYDFTEQPVPAATVTGRVTGGGQNLGGALVEATGANPALNYAITFPDGTYTLRVPAGAQTLKASAGGYLDGTLNVTAPAQDANIDLARDIRTKYTIDGNLNDWTAPAVSVQSPAEGTFGANNNWLTLRADSDADFLYLAYTYRVDGNSAILYLDTAPGGAKQADQFDAWKRAATFSGQVDGVNAFIARYGTEKAQLRLVQSDTATPEVNAADYLQASSGAAPDQTVELAIPWTALGLSGKPATGTKLMGGIFGGDGYGAGDIIPDAGSTPAGANSTDCTQQCRATFTEPLRLP from the coding sequence ATGAAACGCTTCCATATGGTCGGGCGCGCGGGCGCCCTGGCGGCCCTCACGCTGTCCCTGTCGGCCTGTAGCCTGTTCAAGGCTCCCACCGCAACTCCTCGCATGTGGCAGGACGAGGTCATCTACTTCGCCATGACCGACCGGTTCGCCAACGGCAACGCGGCCAACGACAACGGCCCGAACCGCGACGCCGGGGACCGCGCCGACCGCACCAACCCGCTGGCGTGGCACGGCGGGGACTTCACGGGCCTGAAAGCCAAGATCGACGACGGGTACTTCAAACGGATGGGCTTCACCGCCATCTGGGTCAGCCCGGTCGTGCTGCAGGTGCCCGCCATCAACACGGGCAGCGGCCCCAGCCAGGGCAAACCCTTTGCGGGGTACCACGGCTACTGGGCCGAGGACTTCAAGAAGGTCGATCCGCACTTCGGGACCCTGGACGAGTACAGGGCGCTGATCGACACGGCGCACCGGAACGGCATCAATGTCATTCAGGACATCGTGGTGAACCACGCCGGGTACGGCGCGACCCTCACGAAGACGAACCCCGACTGGTTCCACACGAAGGCCGACTGCGACGCGTCGAGCAACAAGACCACCGACTGCGACCTGGCGGGCCTGCCGGATTTCAAGCAGGAACTCCCGGCGGTCACGGCGTACCTGAACGACTTCGTGACGTACTGGCGCGGCGCGACCGGCATCGACGGGCTGCGCATCGACACCATGAAGCACGTCCCGGACGCGTACTGGACGCAGTTCTTCAGGGCGGGCGGCGCGGGCGACCCGGCGAAGATCTGGTCGGTCGGCGAGGTGTTCGACGGGAACCCCGCGTACCTCGCGCGCTTCATGAACGACCTGGGCGCGCCCAGCGTGTTCGACTTCGCGCTGTACTTCTCGTTCAAGGACCAGATGAGCAGCGCGGGCGGGAACCTGGACCGCATGGCGGACGTGTTCGCGCAGGACGGCGTGTACCGCGACCCGACCCGCCTGACGACCTTCGTGGACAACCACGACGTGCGCCGCTTCGTGACCGAGGTGACCGAACGGGGCGGCAGCGCCGCGCAGGCCGCCGAGCGGCTGGACATGGCACTGTCCACCATGTACTTCTCGCGCGGGACGCCCAGCGTCTGGCAGGGCACCGAATACGCCCAGCCCGGCAAGGGCGACCCCTACGACTACCCGCTGGGACAGGGCAACCGCGAGGACATGGACTTCACCCGCCTGGGCGGCAGCACGCTCGACGAGCGCCTGGGTGCCCTGGCCGCCGCCCGCACGAAGTACCGCGCCCTGACGCGCGGCGCGCAGCAGGAACTCTGGCGCCCGAACGGCGGCGTGCCCGTCCTGGCGTACCGCCGCGTGATCAGCGGCGTGAATGGCGTGGCCGGGCAACCGGTGGTGTTCGTCGTGAACAACGGCGACACGGAACTGGATCTGGGCAGCCTGAGTGGCGGCGGGATTCCGCTGCTGGGCACCTTCGCGGGCACCGCCCTGACCGAGGTGACGGGCCGCGCCAACACCCTGAGCGTCAGCGGCGGCAAACTGGTGGGCCGCGTGCCCGCCCGCAGCGTCCTGGCCGTCACCGCGCCCGGCGGGTCCGGCGCGGCAGGCACCGTGAACGCGGCCCTGCCGGAGGTCGCGGGCCTGACCGTGCTGGCCGGGGACAGCGCCGCGCAGCTGACCTGGACGCCGAGCACCGACGCGAAGGTCGCCGGGTACCGCGTGTACGTGAAGGGGGCGGGCGGCACCGAGCGCCTCGTGAACTTCGCGCCCATCCCGGCCACGCAGGGCAGCTTCCTGGTGCGCGGCCTGACGAACGACGTGACCACCACCTTCCGAGTGGTGACCGTGGACAGCGCCGGGGCCGAGAGCAAGGGCGTGACGGCCAGCGGCACGCCGAGCAGCAAGAACACCGCCAAGGTGACGTTCACCGTGGACGCCCGCACGCAGGGCAACGGCCCCGTCGAACTGCGCCGCTTCGACACCGGCAGTCAGGTCGAGTACTCCATGACGCAGGACACGCCGGGCGTGTGGAAGACCAGCATCGACCTCCCGCTGTTCCGCGAGGTGAAGTTCAAGTTCGGGAACGACAGTGCGGGCGCGAAGAACGGCGGCTACGAGGCCCCGGGCCAGGGTGACCGCGCCTACGTGGTCGGCACGAACGGGAACGCCTACAGCGGCACGTACGACTTCACCGAGCAGCCCGTCCCGGCCGCCACGGTGACCGGGCGCGTCACGGGCGGCGGGCAGAACCTGGGCGGGGCACTCGTGGAGGCGACGGGCGCCAACCCGGCCCTGAACTACGCGATCACCTTCCCGGACGGCACGTACACCCTGCGCGTCCCCGCCGGGGCGCAGACCCTGAAAGCCAGCGCCGGTGGCTACCTGGACGGCACCCTGAACGTCACGGCGCCCGCGCAGGACGCGAACATCGACCTGGCACGCGACATCCGCACGAAGTACACCATCGACGGGAACCTGAACGACTGGACGGCCCCCGCCGTCAGCGTGCAGAGCCCCGCCGAGGGCACCTTCGGCGCGAACAACAACTGGCTGACCCTGCGGGCCGACAGTGACGCGGACTTCCTGTACCTCGCGTACACGTACCGCGTGGACGGCAACAGCGCCATCCTGTACCTCGACACTGCGCCCGGCGGCGCGAAACAGGCCGATCAGTTCGACGCCTGGAAGCGCGCCGCGACCTTCAGCGGCCAAGTGGACGGCGTGAACGCCTTCATCGCCCGCTACGGCACCGAGAAGGCCCAGCTGCGCCTCGTGCAGAGCGACACGGCCACGCCCGAGGTGAACGCCGCCGACTACCTCCAGGCCAGCAGCGGCGCGGCCCCCGACCAGACCGTGGAACTCGCGATTCCCTGGACGGCGCTGGGCCTGAGCGGCAAGCCCGCCACCGGGACCAAGCTGATGGGCGGCATCTTCGGCGGGGACGGCTACGGGGCGGGCGACATCATCCCGGACGCGGGCAGCACCCCGGCCGGCGCGAACAGCACCGACTGCACGCAGCAGTGCCGCGCGACGTTCACGGAACCCCTCAGGCTGCCCTGA
- a CDS encoding inorganic phosphate transporter, with product MDPLLIGFLLIIFLALAFDFINGFHDTANAIATSVATKVLTPAQAIAMAAVLNVVGALAGTAVAKTIATSIVPQEYATLQLTGAALLSAILWNLFTWWKGLPSSSSHALIFSLVGAGVAAGGWGIIIPKGVQKTVTGLFTSPVLGFIVPILLMALLSWLVLRHMRPRTVTGTFRWLQIGSAAFMAFSHGGNDAQKAMGIMTFALSAYLGTQVEQVPLWIILSAATAMGLGTSIGGWRIIKTMGFKVVDLKPVDGFVAEASAAAIITGATALGIPVSTTHTISTSIMGVGTTKGFRKVKWQVAGRIVQAWVFTIPVCIVLGWLFHKALLLLG from the coding sequence ATGGATCCCCTGCTGATCGGCTTTCTTCTGATTATTTTCCTGGCGCTGGCCTTCGACTTCATCAACGGCTTTCACGACACCGCGAACGCCATCGCGACCTCGGTCGCCACGAAGGTCCTGACGCCCGCGCAGGCCATCGCCATGGCCGCCGTGCTGAACGTGGTGGGCGCGCTGGCGGGCACGGCCGTCGCCAAGACCATCGCCACGTCCATCGTCCCGCAGGAGTACGCGACCCTGCAACTGACCGGCGCGGCGCTGCTGAGCGCCATCCTCTGGAACCTGTTCACGTGGTGGAAGGGCCTGCCCAGCAGCTCCAGCCACGCGCTGATCTTCTCGCTGGTCGGGGCGGGCGTCGCGGCCGGCGGGTGGGGCATCATCATTCCCAAGGGCGTGCAGAAGACCGTCACGGGTCTGTTCACCAGTCCCGTCCTGGGCTTCATCGTGCCGATCCTGCTGATGGCACTGCTGTCCTGGCTGGTGCTGCGGCACATGCGGCCCCGCACCGTGACCGGCACGTTCCGCTGGTTGCAGATCGGCTCGGCGGCCTTCATGGCCTTCAGTCACGGCGGCAACGACGCGCAGAAGGCCATGGGCATCATGACCTTCGCCCTGAGCGCCTACCTGGGCACGCAGGTCGAGCAGGTGCCGCTGTGGATCATCCTGTCGGCCGCCACCGCCATGGGCCTGGGCACCAGCATCGGCGGCTGGCGGATCATCAAGACCATGGGTTTCAAGGTCGTGGACCTCAAACCCGTGGACGGCTTCGTGGCCGAGGCGAGCGCCGCCGCGATCATCACGGGCGCCACCGCGCTGGGCATCCCGGTCAGCACCACGCACACCATCAGCACCAGCATCATGGGCGTGGGCACCACCAAGGGCTTCAGGAAGGTCAAGTGGCAGGTCGCGGGCCGGATCGTGCAGGCGTGGGTGTTCACGATTCCCGTGTGCATCGTGCTCGGCTGGCTGTTCCACAAGGCGCTGCTGCTGCTGGGTTGA
- a CDS encoding DUF427 domain-containing protein, with protein sequence MKATWNGATIAQSDDTVVVEGNHYFPAGSVNPGYLRPSATHTTCPWKGEASYHTLHVNGQENPDAAWYYPEPKDAARQITGRVAFWKGVQITQD encoded by the coding sequence ATGAAAGCCACCTGGAACGGCGCGACCATCGCCCAGTCCGACGACACCGTCGTCGTCGAGGGTAACCACTACTTCCCCGCGGGCAGCGTGAACCCCGGGTACCTGCGCCCCAGCGCCACCCACACCACCTGCCCCTGGAAGGGCGAGGCCAGCTACCACACCCTGCACGTGAACGGCCAGGAGAACCCCGACGCCGCGTGGTATTACCCCGAACCCAAGGACGCCGCCCGGCAGATCACCGGGCGGGTCGCGTTCTGGAAGGGCGTGCAGATTACCCAGGACTGA
- a CDS encoding cobalamin-binding protein — translation MTRAEPPAAPGLPSGPARIVSLLPSATDLLFDLLSESGLSGRVVGVSHSCDHPQARGLPVLTRSIVDSAAPQAQIDRAVSDAVREGRALYQVDGPLLDALNPDLVVTQGVCEVCAVTPGTIEAATRYLPGCLPAGNVLSLEGRDLSGILDDLRALGEAAGMPERAGALAAQAQARWDAVQPAPHTPRVLTLEWTDPPFYGGHWVPGQVERAGGVNVLGAAGTDSGRFDWAQVGALRPDVTVVMCCGYGLGDNVAFARALDPQRPLGQVWAVDANALFSRPSLGVVRGAEVLAALLRGEATPGQSERITR, via the coding sequence ATGACCCGTGCCGAGCCTCCCGCCGCGCCCGGCCTGCCGTCCGGTCCTGCCCGGATCGTGAGCCTGCTGCCCAGCGCCACCGACCTGCTGTTCGACCTGCTGAGCGAGTCCGGGCTGAGCGGGCGGGTGGTGGGCGTCAGTCACTCCTGCGATCACCCGCAGGCGCGGGGACTGCCGGTCCTCACGCGGTCCATCGTGGACAGCGCCGCCCCGCAGGCCCAGATCGACCGGGCCGTCAGTGACGCCGTGCGCGAGGGCCGCGCGCTGTACCAGGTGGACGGACCGCTGCTGGACGCCCTGAACCCGGATCTGGTGGTCACGCAGGGCGTGTGCGAGGTCTGCGCCGTCACGCCCGGCACCATCGAGGCAGCCACGCGGTACCTGCCGGGCTGCCTGCCCGCCGGGAACGTCCTGAGCCTGGAGGGCCGCGACCTGAGCGGCATCCTGGACGACCTGCGCGCCCTGGGCGAGGCTGCCGGAATGCCGGAACGCGCCGGGGCGCTGGCCGCGCAGGCACAGGCCCGCTGGGACGCCGTGCAGCCCGCCCCGCACACACCACGCGTCCTGACGCTGGAATGGACGGACCCGCCCTTCTACGGCGGTCACTGGGTGCCGGGGCAGGTCGAGCGGGCCGGGGGCGTGAACGTGCTGGGCGCCGCCGGGACCGACTCGGGCCGCTTCGACTGGGCGCAGGTCGGGGCGCTGCGGCCCGACGTGACGGTCGTCATGTGCTGCGGGTACGGTCTGGGCGACAACGTCGCGTTCGCCCGCGCCCTGGACCCGCAGCGGCCGCTGGGGCAGGTGTGGGCGGTGGATGCGAACGCCCTGTTCAGCCGCCCCTCGCTGGGCGTGGTGCGCGGCGCCGAGGTGCTGGCGGCCCTGCTGCGCGGCGAGGCCACTCCCGGCCAGAGCGAACGCATCACACGCTGA
- a CDS encoding biotin-dependent carboxyltransferase family protein, protein MIEVIRPGMQSTVQDAGRRVRALGVPAGGAADGAARRLANALVGNAPESRAAGLEVTLAGPTLLFHAAALVSLCGAPFGGALVGADGAGRPFAPWRAVPVRAGDRLSIGGTPAGARAFLAVRGGLDVPEVFGSRGTDLRSAFGGMQGRALRAGDRLAWSSLPPVRPARAFVSPELRTPVGPDHTLRVQVTPDGTPDLLAALTGQTFTVSAQADRMGARLGGVVAAPHDPARASVPNVPGMVQVPPYGQPIVLLPDAGTHGGYPTPLVVISADLPRLGQLRPGDRVTLQPVTAAQARAALWAHERGLRQAEWALRHWYAGAGSAPLCCAHAD, encoded by the coding sequence GTGATCGAGGTGATCCGGCCGGGCATGCAGTCCACCGTGCAGGACGCCGGGCGGCGCGTGCGGGCGCTGGGCGTCCCGGCGGGCGGCGCGGCGGACGGGGCGGCCCGCCGGCTGGCGAACGCCCTGGTCGGGAACGCGCCGGAGAGTCGCGCGGCGGGCTTGGAGGTCACGCTGGCCGGTCCCACGCTGCTGTTTCACGCGGCGGCGCTGGTCAGCCTGTGCGGCGCGCCGTTCGGGGGTGCGCTGGTCGGCGCGGACGGCGCGGGGCGGCCCTTCGCGCCCTGGCGGGCCGTGCCGGTGCGGGCCGGGGACCGCCTGAGCATCGGGGGTACCCCGGCGGGCGCGCGGGCGTTCCTGGCGGTGCGGGGCGGGCTGGACGTCCCGGAGGTGTTCGGCAGTCGCGGCACGGACCTGCGCAGTGCGTTCGGGGGCATGCAGGGGCGGGCACTGCGGGCCGGGGACCGGCTGGCGTGGTCTTCCCTGCCGCCCGTCCGGCCCGCGCGGGCGTTCGTGTCGCCGGAGCTGCGCACGCCGGTCGGGCCGGACCACACGCTGCGGGTGCAGGTCACGCCGGACGGCACGCCGGACCTGCTGGCCGCCCTGACCGGGCAGACGTTCACGGTGAGCGCGCAGGCGGACCGCATGGGCGCGCGGCTGGGCGGGGTGGTCGCCGCGCCGCACGATCCGGCGCGCGCCAGTGTGCCGAACGTGCCGGGCATGGTGCAGGTGCCGCCGTACGGGCAGCCCATCGTGCTGCTGCCGGACGCCGGAACGCACGGCGGGTACCCCACGCCGCTGGTCGTGATCAGCGCGGACCTGCCCCGGCTGGGGCAGTTACGGCCCGGTGACCGCGTGACCCTGCAGCCCGTCACGGCCGCGCAGGCCCGCGCGGCGCTGTGGGCGCACGAGCGGGGGCTGCGGCAGGCCGAATGGGCGCTGCGGCACTGGTACGCGGGAGCCGGGAGCGCTCCACTATGCTGCGCCCATGCAGATTGA
- a CDS encoding type III pantothenate kinase has product MPAFPLLAVDIGNTSTVIGLADESLNLTHTWRVRTNRDVLPDDLALQLHGLFTLAGASAPRSAVLSSVAPPVGENYGLALRRHFMVEAFSVSATNLPDVNVELDQPDAVGADRLCNLFGAERYMSTHEYAVVVDFGTSTNFDVIGRGRRFLGGVLATGAQVSADALFSRAAKLPRITLQAPQTAIGRNTTHALQSGLVFGYAEMVDGLLRRIRAELPGEAVAIATGGFARTIEGICREIDHYDETLTLRGLVELWASR; this is encoded by the coding sequence GTGCCCGCCTTTCCCCTTCTGGCCGTGGATATCGGCAACACCAGCACCGTCATCGGGCTCGCGGACGAGAGCCTGAACCTCACGCACACGTGGCGCGTACGCACCAACCGCGACGTGCTGCCCGACGACCTCGCGCTGCAACTGCACGGGCTGTTCACGCTGGCCGGGGCCAGTGCGCCCCGCTCGGCCGTGCTGAGCAGCGTCGCGCCGCCCGTCGGTGAGAACTACGGACTGGCGCTGCGCCGGCACTTCATGGTCGAGGCGTTCAGCGTGAGCGCCACCAACCTGCCGGACGTGAACGTGGAACTCGACCAGCCCGACGCGGTCGGCGCGGACCGCCTGTGCAACCTGTTCGGCGCGGAACGCTACATGAGCACCCACGAGTACGCCGTGGTCGTGGATTTCGGGACGAGCACCAACTTCGACGTGATCGGCCGGGGCCGCCGCTTCCTGGGCGGCGTGCTCGCCACGGGCGCGCAGGTCAGCGCCGACGCGCTGTTCAGCCGCGCCGCGAAACTGCCGCGCATCACGTTGCAGGCGCCGCAGACGGCCATCGGGCGCAACACCACGCACGCCCTGCAGTCGGGGCTGGTGTTCGGGTACGCCGAGATGGTGGACGGCCTGCTGCGCCGCATCCGCGCGGAACTGCCGGGCGAAGCGGTCGCCATCGCCACCGGCGGGTTCGCCCGCACCATCGAGGGCATCTGCCGCGAGATCGACCACTACGACGAGACCCTGACCCTGCGCGGTCTCGTTGAACTCTGGGCCAGCCGCTGA